The Novosphingobium kaempferiae genome includes a window with the following:
- a CDS encoding c-type cytochrome, producing the protein MRKKVGIGLVALAISMVVTPGSAQTAVPAAPPAFATCRACHSVQPGGKSGIGPNLKGVVGRTAGTLPGFNYSPAVKASKLTLDEKALDEYLAAPTRKIPGSRMPIATPDATKRAAIIAYLKSVK; encoded by the coding sequence ATGCGGAAGAAAGTCGGCATCGGCCTGGTAGCGCTCGCAATCAGCATGGTGGTCACGCCGGGATCGGCGCAGACCGCTGTTCCGGCAGCACCGCCCGCGTTTGCCACCTGTCGCGCCTGTCACAGCGTACAGCCCGGCGGAAAGAGCGGCATCGGCCCCAACCTGAAGGGCGTAGTCGGCCGCACCGCAGGCACCCTGCCCGGCTTCAATTATTCCCCCGCCGTCAAGGCCTCGAAACTCACTTTGGACGAAAAGGCGCTCGACGAATACCTCGCCGCGCCGACCAGGAAAATTCCCGGCAGCCGCATGCCGATCGCAACGCCCGATGCGACCAAGCGGGCGGCCATCATCGCCTATCTCAAGAGCGTGAAGTGA
- a CDS encoding sugar phosphate isomerase/epimerase family protein, giving the protein MRGPGIFLAQFMGDAPPFDTLDNAARWMAQAGYKGIQVPSNDPRCMDLALAADSQDYCDELAGRCREAGVEISELSTHLQGQLVAVHPAYDAAFDNFAPPELRGKPAERQVWAVEQLKLAAKASRRLGLKAHATFSGALAWPFFYAWPQRPAGLVEEAFAELGRRWRPILDAFEEQGVDLCFELHPGEDLHDGLTFGRFLDAVDGHPRASILYDPSHFVLQAMDYLQFIDIYHDRIRMFHVKDAEFNPTGRAGVYGGYADWLDRPGRFRSLGDGQVDFTGIFSRLTQYGYEGWAVLEWECCLKHPEDGAREGAPFIAAHMIRRPDRAFDDFAGGGDPADNRRWLGLG; this is encoded by the coding sequence ATGCGCGGCCCCGGCATCTTTTTGGCGCAGTTCATGGGCGATGCGCCCCCGTTCGACACGCTCGACAATGCCGCGCGCTGGATGGCGCAGGCCGGTTACAAGGGCATTCAGGTGCCCAGCAACGACCCGCGCTGCATGGATCTGGCGCTGGCGGCGGACAGTCAGGACTATTGTGACGAACTCGCGGGCCGCTGCCGCGAAGCGGGCGTCGAGATTTCCGAACTGTCCACGCATCTGCAAGGCCAGTTGGTCGCGGTGCATCCCGCCTACGATGCAGCGTTCGACAATTTCGCGCCGCCAGAACTGCGTGGCAAGCCGGCCGAGCGGCAGGTCTGGGCCGTCGAACAGCTCAAGCTGGCGGCGAAGGCCAGCCGCCGCCTCGGCCTCAAGGCGCATGCCACGTTCTCCGGAGCGCTCGCCTGGCCTTTCTTCTACGCCTGGCCGCAACGTCCGGCGGGTCTGGTGGAAGAGGCCTTCGCCGAACTGGGGCGGCGCTGGCGACCGATCCTGGACGCGTTCGAGGAACAGGGCGTCGATCTCTGCTTCGAACTCCATCCGGGCGAGGATCTGCACGACGGGCTGACCTTCGGCCGGTTCCTCGACGCGGTCGATGGCCATCCGCGCGCAAGCATCCTCTACGATCCCAGTCATTTCGTGCTGCAGGCGATGGACTACCTGCAGTTCATCGACATCTACCATGACCGCATCAGGATGTTCCACGTCAAGGATGCGGAGTTCAACCCGACCGGACGGGCGGGTGTCTACGGCGGCTATGCCGACTGGCTCGACCGCCCCGGAAGGTTCCGGTCCCTGGGCGACGGTCAGGTCGACTTCACCGGCATATTCTCGCGCCTGACCCAATACGGGTACGAGGGGTGGGCGGTGCTGGAATGGGAATGCTGCCTCAAGCACCCGGAAGACGGCGCGCGCGAAGGCGCGCCCTTCATCGCGGCGCACATGATCCGCAGGCCCGATCGGGCTTTCGACGATTTCGCAGGCGGAGGCGATCCCGCCGACAACCGGCGATGGCTGGGGCTCGGCTGA
- a CDS encoding MFS transporter has translation MTGINRRRLFWLSVLALFTASMSASLRAAVASSLKAQWIDPVAPISAGELIGAALGSAFLGFSITVFVVSALLDRIGIRQVLMGCGAMFMIGTTLIIGAGVMAGGMTTYHLVWLGMLLSGIGWGFAEASINPLTARLYPEDTTHRLNVLHAWYPGGLIVGGLAGVFLAPLLPWQAIMALAYLPALGVILLAATTRFPAPPRTAGDRGTRDMMLEVFRRPSFFVWFGAMFLTASSELAPGQWLDVALSNRVGMRGILLLVYVSALMFVFRHFAGRIAGHLSNPGLLWVSSLLAAIGLFMLSQAQSPASAILASTVWGLGVCAMWPTMLASVAERYPRGDAWALGLVGSAGALASFFVLPRLGEMFDQAKVQLAGGPEAFTRLSGDALRVVEDAAASQSFARLTFVPLTLLIVFGLIWLSDRRAGRRAEAVA, from the coding sequence ATGACGGGTATCAACCGGCGAAGACTGTTCTGGCTGAGCGTCCTGGCGCTATTCACCGCTTCGATGAGCGCGTCGTTGCGCGCCGCGGTGGCGAGCAGCCTGAAGGCGCAATGGATCGACCCGGTGGCGCCCATTTCCGCGGGTGAGCTGATCGGCGCGGCGCTCGGATCCGCCTTTCTCGGCTTCTCGATCACGGTCTTCGTGGTGAGTGCGCTGCTCGACAGGATCGGCATCCGGCAGGTGCTGATGGGCTGCGGCGCCATGTTCATGATCGGCACGACGCTCATAATCGGCGCCGGTGTCATGGCAGGCGGCATGACCACGTATCATCTGGTATGGCTCGGCATGCTGCTGAGCGGCATCGGCTGGGGTTTTGCCGAAGCGTCGATCAACCCGCTGACCGCCCGCCTCTATCCCGAGGACACCACGCACCGGCTGAACGTGCTGCACGCCTGGTATCCGGGCGGCCTTATCGTCGGCGGGCTGGCGGGCGTGTTCCTCGCGCCGCTGCTGCCCTGGCAGGCGATCATGGCGCTGGCCTACCTGCCTGCTCTCGGCGTCATCCTGCTGGCCGCGACCACCCGCTTCCCCGCCCCGCCCCGGACTGCCGGCGACCGTGGCACGAGGGACATGATGCTCGAAGTGTTCCGCCGCCCGAGCTTCTTCGTCTGGTTCGGCGCGATGTTCCTGACCGCATCGTCCGAACTGGCGCCCGGACAGTGGCTCGACGTCGCGCTCAGCAACCGTGTCGGCATGCGGGGCATCCTGCTGCTCGTCTACGTCAGCGCTCTGATGTTCGTCTTCCGCCATTTCGCGGGACGCATCGCTGGACACCTCTCCAATCCCGGCCTCCTCTGGGTATCGAGCCTGCTCGCCGCGATCGGCCTGTTCATGCTGTCGCAGGCGCAGTCTCCCGCTTCCGCGATCCTCGCCTCGACGGTCTGGGGTCTGGGCGTGTGCGCCATGTGGCCAACGATGCTGGCTTCCGTCGCCGAACGCTACCCGCGCGGCGATGCATGGGCGCTGGGTCTGGTCGGCTCGGCCGGTGCGCTTGCCAGCTTCTTCGTGCTGCCGCGCCTTGGCGAGATGTTCGATCAGGCCAAGGTGCAACTGGCAGGCGGTCCGGAGGCCTTCACCCGCCTCAGCGGCGACGCCCTTCGCGTGGTTGAGGATGCCGCAGCCTCGCAATCCTTCGCGCGACTGACTTTCGTACCTTTGACCCTGCTGATCGTTTTCGGCCTGATCTGGCTGTCCGACCGCCGTGCCGGTCGTCGCGCGGAGGCAGTGGCATGA
- a CDS encoding hydroxypyruvate isomerase family protein, with protein MRLSRRTMIAAGVAAAATPGIASAAARSGSNAARFSLGYAPHEGSFASRGGLLEQIAYAADQGFHAWEDNEARKRPVEQQEAMARALARRGMAMGVFVASMPKWADFRPVLGGNDDADREAFLADIRTSVDIARRLNAKHMTVVTGFMDRKVPQDIQTGRIIDCMRRAGDIVAPHGLVLVMEPLNTRTNHPGVFMQSIAQGYAVARGADNPGVKILADLYHEQIQSGNLIPTLEACWAEVGYIQFGDNPGRKEPGTGEINYANIVRWLRARNYGGVIGMEHGNSLAEREGEDRLVAAYRAIDKT; from the coding sequence ATGAGGCTGTCCCGCAGGACCATGATCGCCGCCGGGGTTGCCGCGGCCGCGACGCCCGGCATCGCCTCCGCTGCCGCCAGATCAGGCTCCAACGCCGCGCGCTTCTCGCTCGGGTATGCACCGCATGAGGGCAGCTTCGCCAGTCGCGGCGGCCTGCTGGAACAGATCGCCTATGCCGCCGACCAGGGGTTCCACGCCTGGGAAGACAACGAAGCGCGCAAGAGGCCGGTCGAGCAGCAGGAGGCGATGGCCCGCGCGCTGGCCCGGCGCGGGATGGCCATGGGTGTGTTCGTCGCCAGCATGCCGAAATGGGCGGATTTCCGCCCGGTTCTGGGCGGCAACGACGATGCCGACCGGGAGGCTTTCCTCGCGGACATCCGGACCTCGGTCGATATCGCCAGGCGGCTCAACGCGAAGCACATGACCGTGGTGACCGGCTTCATGGATCGCAAGGTGCCGCAGGACATACAGACCGGGCGCATCATCGACTGCATGCGGCGCGCCGGGGACATCGTCGCCCCGCACGGGCTGGTGCTGGTGATGGAGCCTCTCAACACCCGCACCAACCATCCCGGCGTCTTCATGCAGTCCATCGCGCAGGGCTATGCGGTGGCGCGCGGGGCCGACAATCCGGGCGTCAAGATACTCGCCGACCTCTATCATGAGCAGATCCAGTCCGGGAACCTGATCCCGACGCTGGAGGCCTGCTGGGCCGAGGTCGGCTACATCCAGTTCGGCGACAACCCCGGCCGCAAGGAGCCGGGCACCGGCGAAATCAACTACGCCAACATCGTCCGCTGGCTGCGCGCCCGCAACTATGGCGGCGTGATCGGCATGGAACACGGCAATTCGCTGGCCGAACGCGAGGGCGAGGACCGACTGGTCGCGGCCTATCGCGCAATCGACAAGACATGA
- a CDS encoding 3-keto-disaccharide hydrolase: MKAVRIAMAGAILIGAPAQSQGPVDGKLGFRDTPILPGGKWHVHDPDRPAPAVVSPAATPGGAPSDAIVLFDGKSMDAWHGERGPWTLGKGVMTVPSRASSGGENNLISKQEFGDVQLHLEFRSPNPPTKSSQDRGNSGIWFMQRYEVQILDGYRNPTYADGTVGSVYAWKPPLVNPSRPPGEWQSYDIIFERPRFAADGKLVRPAYVTALLNGVLVQNHQAMLGTTAWRKIAQYQAHADKAPIQLQDHDSPVSFRNIWVRPLPEEAIAQDLKGAAQ, from the coding sequence ATGAAAGCAGTTCGCATCGCGATGGCCGGCGCCATCCTTATCGGCGCACCGGCGCAATCGCAGGGGCCGGTGGACGGCAAGCTGGGGTTCCGAGACACGCCGATCCTGCCGGGCGGCAAGTGGCACGTCCATGATCCCGATCGCCCCGCACCCGCGGTCGTCTCGCCTGCCGCGACGCCGGGTGGAGCGCCGTCGGACGCCATCGTCCTGTTCGACGGGAAATCGATGGACGCCTGGCATGGCGAGCGCGGTCCGTGGACGCTGGGCAAGGGCGTGATGACCGTCCCCTCGCGCGCGTCGAGCGGCGGCGAGAACAACCTGATCTCGAAGCAGGAATTCGGCGACGTGCAGTTGCATCTGGAATTCCGGTCGCCCAATCCGCCGACCAAAAGCTCTCAGGATCGCGGCAACAGCGGCATCTGGTTCATGCAGCGCTACGAGGTGCAGATCCTCGACGGCTATCGCAATCCCACTTACGCCGACGGCACGGTCGGCTCGGTCTATGCGTGGAAGCCGCCGCTGGTGAACCCATCGCGCCCGCCGGGCGAATGGCAGAGCTACGACATCATCTTCGAGCGGCCGCGTTTTGCCGCCGACGGCAAGCTGGTGCGGCCCGCCTATGTCACCGCGCTGCTCAACGGCGTTCTGGTGCAGAACCATCAGGCGATGCTGGGGACCACGGCCTGGCGCAAGATCGCCCAGTATCAGGCCCATGCCGACAAGGCGCCGATCCAGTTGCAGGATCACGACAGCCCGGTGTCGTTTCGCAACATCTGGGTCCGCCCGCTGCCGGAAGAGGCCATCGCACAGGACTTGAAGGGAGCAGCGCAATAA
- a CDS encoding gluconate 2-dehydrogenase subunit 3 family protein, producing the protein MMDRRQALGGMVAMFGTALFAPLARAAGVIPPGAVIDQGAPRLQLFTPDQRALMTALSERILPTTDTPGAIEAGVPAYIEKLLADWSFAEDREPILSGLAQIDARCWQDYKVPGVKASPEQHDALLTLAMNDEIPGGEEFFEAFRQMVIVGYYTSEIGITQEREYLPVPGEYNGAFPYSQVNKVYSS; encoded by the coding sequence ATAATGGATCGCAGACAAGCATTGGGCGGCATGGTCGCCATGTTCGGGACCGCGCTGTTCGCACCGCTGGCACGCGCGGCCGGTGTCATTCCCCCCGGCGCGGTGATCGATCAAGGCGCTCCCCGGCTGCAACTGTTCACGCCCGACCAGCGGGCGCTGATGACGGCATTGTCCGAACGGATCCTGCCGACGACCGACACCCCCGGCGCGATCGAGGCGGGCGTTCCCGCCTATATCGAAAAGCTGCTGGCCGACTGGTCCTTCGCCGAAGATCGCGAGCCGATCCTGTCGGGCCTCGCTCAGATCGATGCGCGCTGCTGGCAGGACTACAAGGTTCCGGGGGTGAAAGCCTCGCCCGAACAGCACGATGCCCTGCTCACCCTGGCGATGAACGACGAGATTCCGGGCGGCGAGGAGTTCTTCGAGGCGTTCCGGCAGATGGTGATCGTCGGCTATTACACGTCCGAGATCGGGATCACGCAGGAACGCGAATACCTGCCCGTGCCGGGTGAATACAACGGCGCCTTCCCCTATTCCCAGGTCAACAAGGTCTACTCATCATGA
- a CDS encoding sugar phosphate isomerase/epimerase family protein, with translation MIVNRRTMMLGAGGMAALAAVPFGAHAARAGRISSIGLQLYTVRELFAADPVATLEKVAKVGYREVEFGGGGYDTMDHRLLRSTMDRLGLKCPSLHIGYDALLDKFDACVAMAKTLGATTVVLPYMVDKHRNAQAWDAALVNINRFGKQLKAAGLGFAYHNHDFEFTVRPEGVSLFDRLVKACDPELVKIELDLYWAIHAGQDPKALIRSLPGRIYSYHVKDMRPDRSMTSVGSGTIDFAGIFKLNAIADAQHFYVENDEAPAPYIPDITKSFETLRALRF, from the coding sequence ATGATCGTCAACCGTCGCACAATGATGCTGGGCGCGGGCGGCATGGCCGCGCTCGCCGCGGTCCCGTTCGGGGCCCATGCCGCAAGGGCCGGTAGAATTTCCAGCATCGGTCTGCAACTCTACACCGTGCGCGAACTGTTCGCCGCCGATCCCGTCGCCACGCTGGAGAAGGTCGCCAAGGTCGGCTACCGCGAAGTCGAATTCGGCGGTGGCGGCTATGACACGATGGACCATCGCCTGCTGCGCAGCACCATGGACCGGCTGGGCCTCAAATGCCCGTCGCTGCACATCGGGTACGACGCGCTGCTCGACAAGTTCGACGCCTGCGTGGCGATGGCGAAGACGCTGGGCGCAACGACCGTCGTCCTGCCCTACATGGTCGACAAGCATCGCAATGCGCAGGCATGGGACGCCGCGCTGGTCAACATCAACCGCTTCGGCAAGCAACTCAAGGCGGCAGGCCTCGGCTTCGCCTATCACAATCACGACTTCGAATTCACCGTCAGGCCCGAGGGCGTCAGCCTGTTCGACCGGCTGGTGAAGGCCTGCGATCCCGAACTGGTGAAGATCGAACTCGACCTCTACTGGGCCATCCACGCCGGGCAGGATCCCAAGGCGCTGATCCGCAGCCTTCCGGGGCGCATCTATTCCTATCACGTCAAGGACATGCGCCCGGATCGCAGCATGACATCGGTCGGCAGCGGCACGATCGACTTCGCGGGCATCTTCAAGCTCAATGCCATCGCCGACGCGCAGCATTTCTACGTCGAGAATGACGAGGCCCCCGCCCCCTATATTCCCGACATCACCAAGAGCTTCGAGACCCTGCGCGCCCTGCGCTTCTGA